Below is a genomic region from Aminiphilus circumscriptus DSM 16581.
TGCAGGAAAAACCGAACCGCTGTGTGCTCGTCATGGACAAGAGCCTGACGGGGGGGCATCTCGCAAACGCCGTTGCCGTCATCGCTCTCACGGCAGGACAACGACATCCGGTCCTCGTCGGTGCGCCTCTGGTGGACGCGTCGGGAGTCGCCCATCCGGGCCTGATACCCACAGGAATCCCCATGTTATGTGCGTCTCGGGAGGAATTAAGAGAACTCCGGGAAAAAGCCCTCGCTGAAGGATGCGATGTGGTGGATTTTCCGGTTCAGGGACAGCGGACGAAGAGCTATGTGGAATTCATGGAGGCCATGACGCGAATCGAGACCGAGGATATCGAGTACACCGGCGTTGCGCTCATCGGACAGAAAAGCACCATAAACAGGCTGACGAAAAAACTCGGCCTCCTGTGAGAGAGCATTCCGGCCGCAGCGTCGGACACCGCTCCATATCGCGGAGAGTCTCGCGACGGCCTTCGGAGAGGGAAACACGGGGAGGTGCTTCGGAGAAATTCTTCAGAGCACCTCCCCGCTTGAGGGTTACTTCTGAAGGGCGGAAGGAACGTAGTGTTTTTTGAGGGTGTCGTCCATCATGAACTTGTTTCGCAACGCCACAAGATCGGCTCCGAATCGCTCCTCCAGGACTCCACGAAATTCCTTGAGGATTTCCATGATGTAGAGATCGTGAATGATCACCTCGGTAATGGGCATGACCAGTCCCGGATGCATCGTCCACGCGGCGCGGCTGCTTTCGCCCAGGGAGAGAATACCCGCCACTACCTCCCGGTCGTCCACGCTGAACACGATCCACCGGCCACCGTACTCCGAGGTGATCTGCTCGCTCATGTCATGGTGGTACACCTCAGCAAAGTCAATCTCCAGAGCCCCGTAGGAAACGATGACGATACGCACTCCTCTTGCACTTGCCTGTCGCAGCGTGGGCAGAAGCTCCTCCGCGTCCTCCCGCCAGATTTCCAGCAGGATACGCTGCCCGGCCTTTGCGATTCCATCCCGAACGCGGTCCAGAATGGCCCCGCGCCCCGAGATGTTCCAGATGCCCTCGAGCGTACGCACCGAACGGGCATAGGTATTCAGACATTCCCGCGCAACGTCCAACCGGCGCTCCGCATCGTGCCTTCTCCGTGAAATCAGTTCCTCCGGGGACAACGGCATGTAGACCGGGGTCTCTTCGTTGTTCACGAAGACATCCCCCCGAGTCACCAAATTTCCGAGAACCTCATAGATTTTCGAGCGCGGGACCCCGGACTGCAGCGATACGGCATATCCGGAAAGCGGCGCATTTTTCAGGAGAGCCATATAGGCTTTTGCTTCGTATTCCGTGAAATTCAATTCCTTCAGCACCGAAACAAGTTCCGACGTCATTCGTGCTTTCCTCCGCCCCACACGTCTCGTGCAAACCTCTTTCTCAGGAATCTCCAAAGAAGAGTGGCACCCCTGAACAGAACAAAAGTTCCGGGGCTGAATCCCGTACCCGCACTTCCCGGCGACACGCGCAGCCGATAACGCGTGCGCTCGTGTCGGAAAAACACCCCGGCAACCACGTCCAATGATAGAGGAAGACGAGAAAAACCCAAAGAATTCCCGAAAATCACCCCGGTGTCTTCCACTATCGCCCTTTTCCTCGCCGCCGGGCAAGAAAAGTCGGTCATCCGAGGCGACCATGGTGCAACGTTCCTCTGGAAAGAGAGAACCAGATTCCGACGAAACAGAAGAATGCCGACGCGGAGAAACAGATCCGGACGCTCCGGAGAAAAGCGTCGTAGCGGGAAGGATCGATATCGCCATGCCCCAGAAGCATGGCGAATGTCATGGCCGTGACGGTCATGCTGAGCATCTGCCCCAGAAGACGCATGGTCGCCACGGAGCCGGAGGCGATCCCGTAGTGGCGGCTTTCCACGGAACCCATGATGGCGTTCATGTTCGGCGAGGAGAAAAGGCCGAATCCGACACCGAGAAGTGCCAGGCTTGCGGATACATAGGTCAGGGACGTGTTCCGATCGAGGAAAATCAGCAGACCGAGCCCCAGGACGGTGAGCCCCATGCCCGAGGAAGCGAGAACGCGGGGTTCCACCCGGTCGGAAAGACGACCCGAAAGGGGCGAACAGATGGCCTGCAGCACGGGCTGCACCACCAGAATCAACCCCGCCTCGCCGGAGGACATGCCTTTGATGTACTGGAGATAGAGGCTCAACAGAAAGGCGACGGAGAATGTGGCCGCATAGTTCACCAGTGCGGCGAGGTTGGAGAAAGCGAACACGCGGTTCGCTTCGAAGAGGCGCACGTCGAAGAGGGGATCTTCGGCGGCACGCATACGCCGGACGAAAAGTACGAGAAAAACGGCCCCCGTCAGGGTGAGAAGGGTCCCGTTCCAGGACGGAAGACGGGATGTTCCCAGCATGAGGCACACCAGAGCGCATCCGTAGATGAAGCCTCCTCGAACGTCGATCCTCCGGTTTTGCGTCTCCACCCACTCGGCCCGTATGAACCGGAAAACGAGAAGGAGGGCAAAAACGCCCACCGCCGCATTGGACAAGAAGATTCCCCGCCATCCCAGCTGATGCACGAGCCACCCGCCGAGAAAGGGTCCTGCGGAGGCCCCCGTGTAGACCGCCGCAACGTTGATCCCCAAAGCCTTTCCTCGCTCTCCCGGAGGAAAGACCGAGGAGAGGATGGCCATGCCGGAGGTGAGCATGAACGCTCCCCCCACACCCTGAAGCGCCCGCAAGGCGAGAAAGAGCGCCATGGAAGGAGCTGCTCCCGCCCCGATCGTGGCAAGGGTGAACAGGCCGAGCCCCAGGGCGAGGACACGTTTTCTTCCGTACATATCTCCGACTTTGCCCGCAGGAACGAGAAAAATCGCCGTGGCGAGAAGGTTCGCCGCTGCAACCCAGCTCAGAAGGATCGCACCGGCGGAGAATTCCTCCTGAATCGCCGGGAGAGCGATGTTCACCGCGGAAATCATGAAGGGCGAGAGGAACGCCGTGATCGCGGAGACAACAAGCACGACCCGTTTCGAGACGGCCCCTCCTTCAACGACGTTTCTCCCAGGGGTTTCTTCGTCACACAATGTCATCGAGCGACCTCCATTTCTCAGGATCGGAAAGACCTGCCGCCACAGAGTTCGCCTCTCCGCAAACGTCCGCACTCCCGACCCGGGTATTTTTCGGCTGAGACATCTCCGGAGAGGACAGGGAGAGTTTCCTCTTCCTCCGGGGAACGTTTTCGCCCGGGGGATGAGGCGCTGCGATGCATACCCAACCCCCCTATCAAAAATCCGTGCCCCTATTCTCCCAGATCGACGGGGAGAAGCAAACAGCCAAAACTCACACAAACGAACGTTCCCCGGAGGAAAGATCTGGAGTATGCTGGTTTTCGCGAGCGAAACGATTTCGGAACGACATCTCCATCCTGCGCAACAACAGGAAACCACATACCGCCACGAAGGAGGTCTTCGCAGTGAAAAAGACGACACGCACCACGACATCCGAAACACTCTTTTCCGAGCGGCGCAAGGATTTCCCCTCACTCTCCAGAACGCACAACGGCCTGCCGCTGGCCTATCTGGACGGGCCGGGAGGAACACAGATCCCTCGGTACGTCATCGAAGCCATGGTGCACTATTATTCGAACTGCAATGCCAATTCCCACGGATTCTTCGTCACGACACAGGAATCGGACTGCGTCATCGAAGAGGCCCGTAAAGCCATGGCGACGTTTCTCGGTGCGGAAGGGCCGCACACCATCTCTTTCGGGGCGAACATGACCACCTTGAATTTCTCCCTGAGCCATGCCCTGGAATCCACCCTCCAACCCGGAGACGAAGTGCTCATCACTCAGCTCGACCACGAGGCCAACCGGGGCCCCTGGCTCCGCCTCCGCTCAAAGGGCGTTCTGGTTCGGGAGATCGCCCTCCGGAAAGACGGAACGCTGGACTACGACGATTTCCGGAGTAAAACGAACGAACGCACTCGCCTGACGGCTCTGGGGTTCTCCTCAAACGCTCTCGGGACGGTGAACGACATCGCCCTCGCCAGAGAACTCACCTATCGGGCGGGTTCCCTCCTCCTGGTGGATGCCGTACACGGAGCACCGCACTTTCCTCTGGACGTGCGCGCGCTCGGGCTGGACTTCCTCCTCTGCTCCGCCTACAAGTTCTACGGCCCCCACGTGGGGATCCTCTATGCCCGGGAAGGCCTTCTGGAGCGCCTGAACCCCGACCGTCTCCGCACCCAGGATCAGCGGGCACCCTTCCGCATCGAGACGGGAACGCTGAATCACGCCGCCATTGCGGGTGTCAAGGCCGCCGTGGAGTACATCGCCTCCTTCGGAGACGGGGCGAACCTCCGGGAAAAGATCACAAGTGCGATGAACCGCATCGGTGAGGCCGAACACGTCCTTGCAAAGGAACTCTACGAAGGACTCCGGAATATTCCCGGCGTGACCGTCCACGGTCCGTCCTTCACCGTCCCCGGCAGGGCCCCCACCGTCTCTTTCACGCTCGAAGGACACAGACCGCCTGAAATCTGCAGCTTCCTGAACGAAAGAGCCATCTGTGCCTGGGACGGAGACTTCTATGCCATCCGTCCCGTCGAAATCCTCGGTCTTCTCGAGCAGGGCGGACTCGTGCGGCTCGGCCTCTCCCTCTATAACACGAGAGACGAGGTACAACGCGCTCTCGATGCCGTCAGGGAGCTGGCGGAAACCGCGAAGAAGCGAAAGAAGTGAGCCGAAGGAATCAGAAAAACAAGGACTGCTGTGACGTGCGACAGGGACCTTCGATACTGTCGTCATCGAAGGCTTTTCATGCATAATGATTCAGCAGTTCGCTTTTCAGAAAAAGAGACGAGATCCATACAGCCGGGAAGGGCCACCGAAACGTAACGACTTCGGGGGTACGGCAGGACGACACGGAGGTCGAAAAATGCCCGTTTCTCGCGAAGAACGCACCATCGTCCGTATCGCGATCGGCTTCGGCCTCCTCCTGGGATGGCTCGACACGCTCATGCGGGGAAGAGACGCCCTGTCCGGTCTCGTTCGAAACGACATCTTTCCCGAAGGCAACGCCCTTCCCGCCTTCGTATTTCTTGCAGCGCACATTTTCTCCTTTCTCGCCGTCGCCGTCGCAGCCCGGTCTCCGGGCTTTCTTCCGGGAAGACGGTTTCTTCAGTTGTCCGGCGGCATTCTCGCCCTTGCGTTTCCGCTTGCCGCCTCGCTGGGCTCCCTCTTCGGCGAAGGAGCGATTCTTCTCGCCTCCGGCCTCTCCGGAGCGGGAACGGCTTTCCTCGTAGGAGGATGGGCAGCCGCCTTCTGCACTCTTCCCAGGCAGGAGGCGGCTCTCGCCTACGGTCTCGCCGCCTTTTTCGCCGTCCTCTCCGTACTCTACGCCTCCGCGTGGAACGGTGCGGCCATCCTGCTGCCCTTCGCGGGGCCCGTCGTCTCCGCGTTGCTCCTCTTCACCGCGCCACCGCCAGGAGAAGCGAGCGACACGTTTTCGGAGAAGGTCGATACGGAGACGCTCCGCCCCTGGAGATTCGCCCTGTTTCTCACAACCGCCTATATCCTCTACGGTCTTGGAAGCGGCATGTTCTCCCTGCTCACCTCCACGCTCTCCCGCCATGCGTACGACAACTATCTCGTGGCCCGGGGCGTGGCGCCGCTCGTCGCCCTCGGACTTCTTTCCGTGACATCCCGGGAACTTCCCAGCCCTTTCTATCGCTTCTCTCTCTTTCTCGTGGGAGCGAGCTTTCTTCTGCTCCCCCTGCCCAGACTCTCGGGAATCTCCGCCTACCTGCTGGAGGGCGGGCTTGCCATTTTCGATCTCTACGCATGGCTTCTCCTTATCCGGTGGGGCCGCTCCGCAGGCCCCCACAAAGACTCGGTCCTCCATTTCGGCCTGTTCCTCATCTCCGGAGCCCTCGCGGTGGGGACACTCAACCCTCTTGCCGTCGCAAAGACGACATTCTCACTCTTCGCCGAGGGGCATGCCTATCTCGCCCCCTTCCTCACCGCCATCCTTCTGCTTCTCTGCGCACTCTACGTCCCTGAAGGCCCGGCGAAAAACCGGAACTTCGGCGGCGGCCTCCCTCCGGACAAGGACCAATCCCCTGACACCCCCCTTCCACCTGTTTCGGGAAACCGCTCCGCGCCGCCGCTCTTCCTCCAGACACATCATGCCGCCGAAGCATTATCCTCCGGACAGACGGAACTTTTTCCCTCCACAGAAGCGCGCCACGGTGAAAAAGACGTCTCCCACCCCGAAAAAGAGAACCGTGCGAACAACGAGGTCGATACGGAACTGCAGGAGTTCTCCCTTCGCCTTCGCCTCGAATCTTTAGGCCTGACCCGCCAGGAAAGCAGTATCGTCCTGCTCCTGCTCCAAGGACTCAAGGATCAGGAGATGTGCACTCGCCTCGTCATCTCCCGGAATACACTCAAGTACCATCTGCGCAACATCTATCGCAAACTGGCGATTTCCAGCCGAAAGGAGCTTCCAGGACTTTTCGAAGCGGACAGAACAGCCTCTTCCTGATTTCTCGGGAAGGTCTTTGTCTCACCCCATACCCCCTCCCCGAAACGTTCTCTCGGAATCTCCACGAGCATATCGCTCCGGGTCACTCCCCCTTTTTAAGTCGAACGAAAACATTCCAGCGCAATGAGTGCAAGCCCCTTTCCCTCCGATGAGGGTGGGGGAAACCACCCTTGTTTCTCCACGAAATCGGCGGGAAATCCTACCCGCACTCTTCCCCGAGGGGTGATGGACAGGCGGAGAGACTTCCTCTACTTTCGAAAGCGGATTCATAGAGTACAGACAGAAGTGATTTCCTGTTTTTTCTATAATGTATCATCTATTCACATAAACATCCGTCTTCGAAAATTCCCTATCGGGAGGGAGCGTTCCGTGAGCGCAAAAACGCATCTTCCAGAGCACCCGGATGGCGAACTTCGGGAAAGGCGCGGTAGAAACCCGACTCGAGCGGCGCTTTTACTGCGATTACAACTCGATCCTTTTTCTCTCACAAAAAAGGAGGCGGGCATCGTCCTGCTCCTTCTCGAGGACCGGAGCAACGAGGAAATAGCCGATACCGAGGCCATCACCCGGAACACGTTGAAAACCCATCTGCGTCACATCTACCGCAAACTGCATGTCACCGGAGGAGACCGGACATCCCGGATCACGGAAATCGCCACCAGGCTGGGACTTCGGTAGGCACACTCCCAACAAGGCACTCCGGACATGACGCCCCGGAAGCCGGAGAAGGAAAAGGGAACTATCTGTTCGGGCGGAAAGCATCAAATCAGGCGCCCCGAAAACGTGCACGGAGGAGGTGCGGCAATGAGCATTTTCGGCAAAATGACGGACATTTTCAAAGCCAACGTGAATGACATGCTTGACCGCATGGAGGATCCGGAAAAGATGGTCAAGCAGATGATCGTGGAGATGGAAGAAGGGCTCACCAAAGCCACCTCTTCCCTGGCAAAGGCCATGGCAAACGAACAGAGCCTCCGCAAACAGCACGCGGCAGCGAGCGAACAGGCACGCCAGTGGGAAGAGAAAGCCGGCATGGCGATGAAGGCCGGTAACGCCGATCTGGCCCGTCAGGCGCTGGAGAAGAAACTGTCCTTCGACGGGCAGGCGAAACAGTATGAGACCATGACCGCTCAGGCTTCCGCCACCACCGCACAGCTCCGCTCCCAGCTCGATGCGTTGAAAATGAAACTCGACGAGGCACGGATGAAACAATCCACTCTCGTGGCGAGATCTCAGGCCGCGAAGGCGCAGAAGGAATTCTCCACCGCCATTGGGACCGCCACGGGAAGCGGAGCCTTTGCCAAATTCGAGAAAATGGAACGCAAAATCGAGAGTATGGAGGCGGAAGCCCAGGCGTTCTCCGAAATGGGAGGCACCCTTCCTCAGGATGATCCCTTCGCAAAACTGGAAAAAGACCAGCAGCTCGAAGCGGAGATGGCGAAGCTCATGGAAAAGATGGGACAAGGAGGGGTCTGATCATGCGCAAGTTCGCCCTGCTCAAGGACGGAAGCAACGAGGCACTCCTGGCGAAGACGAAGAACACCGTGACGGCGCTTCTCGGTGAACTCTTCGACCCGGAGGATCTGACCAGCGTGGAGGATCTCCACTCCTTTCCCTTCGGCAGCGCCACCATCCAGATCCAAGTTCTCCCCTGGCATGCCGAGGATGTACTCGTCCGTGTCTTCTCCTATCTCGTGGAAAACGTGGATCCGTCGAAGGAGGGCCTCTGCGAGAAACTTCTCCGGCTGAATGCCACGGTACCCCTTGGGGCATTCAGCCTCGTCTTCGACGGCACGATCATGTTCTCCTGCTCGCTGGCGGGGGCCAATCTCGACAAAAACGAACTGCTCGGCGCGCTCCAGACCGTCGCCGCCTACGCGGACCAGTACGACGACATTCTGAAGGCGCTTTTCTGACGGCCCCCGAATCGAGCGCAAAACAAGGCGGCCCGGAGATTCGCCGGAGGAGCGGAGCGGTTCGGAAAAAATCCCGGACGAAGGAGTGGAAACGCGGCTCGCCGGAAAGTGCCGCCATTCGAGAAAAGGACCGGAGAGGAGAGATGTCCATGAGCCCGCTTTCTCTTGGAATCGGAGCGGTTCTCGCTCTGGGAGGCGCCTATCTCGCCTTCATCCAGAAAAAAAAGAGCGAGGGCGTCGTCACGGAACTGAAATTTCTGAAGGCCACACCTCTCGCGGAACTCCACGCCGCGTGGAAAGCCATCACCGAGCAGGGGTTTTCGGGAAACTACCGGGAGTTCGTCGAGACCAACGGAAAAGCCGCAACGGAGGGAGAACTCCGCTCCCCCCACGGAAATATCCCCTGCGCCTATTTTGTCGCCACCGTGGAACGCCAGTTCGAGCGCGAGGAGACGACCAGGGACGAAAAAGGGAACGTCCAAAGGCGCAGGGTACGCTCCTCCGAGAACGTCTCCTCTCAGAAAAGCGCCTCTCCGCTCTATCTGGAATCCGCAGGAATCCGTATTCCCCTCGACCTCGACGGAGCCTCCCTGGACCTGAAGGATGGAAGTGATCGTTTTGAGCCCTACGAAAGCAACCGCACCTATTCCTTTTTCAACGCAGCCTCCATTCAGACGGGAACAAAAACGCTGGGCTTCCGTTATTCGGAGAAGATCATCCCTTTGGGGCACCCGCTCTACGTCGTGGGAGAAGCAAAGGATTCCTCGGGAGAATTGCGGATCGGAAGCCCTTCGGAAAAGGGGAAACCCTTCATCGTGTCGGTGAAATCCGAGGATGAGGTGATCAAGAGCAGAGAAAGCGGCGCCAGGACGCAATTCTACCTGGGGATAGCCCTTATCGTCGCCGGGATCGCCGTGGCGCTCCTCGTGAAATGACGCATCCCCGATGTTCCTTTCGGAAAGGAGGTATCCCCATGCATCGGCAACGGACTCTCGCTCTTCTCTGCGCGCTCCTCTGCCTGATCGCCGTTCCCGCACTGGCCACACCCAGGAATGCCCTCGCACCCTGGCCCGAGGACGCGATCTTCGCCGTGGTGGTCCTGGAAAATGTGAAGGACATGGCAACCGAACTCGCTCCGTCGGTGGAAACCATGTTCCCGGAAGGGGCGCTCGTCGCGGAATGGCTCCGGAGCGTTCCCGTCAAATCCGTCGCGGTCTCCTTCGGCTACAAAGACTGGGTCTTCCGTCTCCAGGGAGCGCTTTCCTTCGGCCCGGAAAAACGCACGATCCTCGATCGCATCGCCGGTGGCACGGCGGAACCGGGCGATCTCGACGCCCTTCTCGACAATCCCGCTGAAGGCGCTTTCGACTTCGTTCTCCACGAGAACGCCACGTATCTGATCATCTCCGACGGCATGGTCCTGGCAATGGTCACCGCCAAGGAAGACACGCTTCTTCTCGGCTTCGCTCCCGAGGATCTCACCGCCGGACTGGAGGCACTGGAGAACGCCGGAAAACGTCTGGTCATTCCAAGAAAATACACGACGCCCGATTTTCTCTACTTTGCCGACAACGGCATGTTCGTGAAATCCATCCAGGAGGAAATGGGGGAGTTTCTCCCCCTTAGGGACGTCCCCTTCCGCATGGAATTGGGCTTCACTCCCCAGGAGAAAGGGTGGCGTCTGTCGGCCTTTCTCAATCTCGCCCGGGTGTTCTTTTCCGACGAGGCCTTGTCTGCCTTCACGCCTCTGCCGCCACACCCACTGCCGCTCTTCGGCGAACAGGCGCCCTTCTTCGCCGCCCGAGGCAGGCTGCCTATCACCGACGTCGCCCTGGCGGAAGTCCGGGCCGCCGCCGCGTCGGGCGACGAAGATGCACGGAACGTGACGGATCTGCTGGACATCCTCGGTCATTACGGTTTGAACGACAGCGACCTGAAAGACCTCCTCGGCTCGTTCTCTCTCGTCGCGGGAGGCGAGGCGAAAGCCCTCTCGACGCTGCTGGAGGCGAAGGTTCCCGGCGTGTACCTGACACTTACGGGAACGCCCGAGGCTCACGCAAAAGCCCTTGCCGCGGCAGAACGCTTTGCCGCCGGAGAGAGCGCACCGCCTGTCCAGGTGGTCGATGTTCCGGGATGGACCAAGGTTTTTGTCGCGGAGGATCCGCTTCCCTTCGTGACAGCTTTCCGGAAGGACCTGCTCCTCCTCGGGTTTGTGGATCCGAAGGATCTGGAAAAGAGCCCCGTTCCGCAACCCACTCTGGAAGCCCTTTCGGAAAAGGAGCTTCTCAAGTTTCTGTATCTGCACATACCCGGACTGCGAACTGCGGTGCTCTCTCTGGTCGACCCGGTGGGACAGCCCTGGCACGAGGCGTTCGGTCTGGGAGACGTCAAGGAGTTCGCACTCTCGGCACTGCAGGCTTTCCGGCAAACGGAAGAGGCCGAGGAACTCTTTCTCGCCGTCCCGAACGTGGAAGAAGTCTTTCTGGAGGGAGTGAACGGCACGGCCGATCCAGCAGTGAGCAAACGCATGGAGGCATTGACCTCCGCATGGCAGGCGGTGTCCGCCGAGCCGTCCTCCCAATGGAATGAGGACTCGGCGGAACCGCCCTCGCTCGAAGAAGAACCCGTTGAAGAAAGCACGCCCACACCCTGAAGACGGCCCCGGTTACGGCGTGCGACCGGAATGTACCAAAATTCCTGTCTCCCTCAGAAACAAGGGCGACAAAGCAAGAGCAAGGAGGAAAGTCATGCACAGCCATATCACAAAACCGCTTGTTCTCTTCGTGGCACTTTGTCTCGCCGTTCTCTGCCTGTCTTTTTCCGTCTCTGCGGAGCCGAAATACCAGGCAAATTCCACCTTCGGCCCCAAACTGACGGGAGGGGTGTCCGACGAATTCCTCGAAAAGGCCCGTGCGGAGGGAAACCTTGGTGAAAAACCGCTGCGCCTCTCGGCCATCACCGACGAGGACCTGAGGAAAGTCACCTCTCTCAAGGACATTCTCACGGGGGTGGAAATCGACAACGCCAAGGAGCTTACCGACATCTCGCCCCTGGGAAAGCTGTCGAACCTGACCTACGTGAAGCTCGAACGCCTCGACAAGGTGACGGACCTATCGCCTCTGGGGAACCTGACAAAACTGAAAAAACTCCACATCCGACAGGTTCCTTACGAAAGCTTCGATTTCCTGAAACCCTTGGACAACCTGGAGGAATTGGTCTTCTTCATGCAGCCGAAGCAGCCTTCAGACATCTCCGCCCTTGCGGGGAAGAAAAACATGAAGATTCTGCATTTCTATTCCGCGCAGATTACGGACATTTCTCCTCTCGTGGACTCGACGGAGCTGGAAGATCTGAGCCTCTACATGACCGAGACGGAGGATCTGTCGCCTCTGACGGCATTTCCGAAACTCCGGCGACTGAGCCTCTACAGCGTTCCCGCGAAGGACCTCTCTCCCGTGGGTGAACTGACGGAGCTTCGTTCAATCTGGATCTACGCCACCAAGTTCGAGGACTATTCCCCTCTGGCGAAACTGACCAAACTGGAGGAGCTGCACGCGGGCATTTCTCATTTCGACCGCATGGACGTGGTGCGTTCCATGCCGAACCTCCGTTCGGTCAAACTCCTCCGGGACAAGGTGACGGACTTCACGCCTCTTGCGGAATGCAAAGAACTGCGCGAGGCCGTTCTCGAAGGCATGCACGTGGGCGATCTCTCCATCTTCGCCAACGCCACGAAACTGGAGCGTCTGGACCTGGAAAACTCCACCGTCTCGAATCCGGAGGCCATCGCGGCTCTTCCGGCCCTCTCCGCCCTGGATCTCCAGAAAACCGAAGGAGTCACGGACATCTCCATCTTCAAGGATCTGCCCAAGCTCAACTACATATACTCCAAAAAAGGGCAGTTCCCGGAGGAACAGCTCGCCCCCTTCGAAAAAAAGGCCGTCGTTCAGTAGCACCCCGTCTCCTTGGCCGGGAAGGGGGGAGATACAATGCAACCGGACCCGTTTCGCGTCATCGGCACGCGGGAACGGCACGAAGCCATCCCGAACATGTTGCAGCGCCCTCCTCCCACATGGCACGACACCGGGAAAGATCTTTTTCGACGGCTCTCGGGAAGGCATCGGAAGGAAAGACTGGAACTCCCGAAGGAGGTTCGAAGACAATGATCGGAAAAGGCAGGTTCGTTTTTCTGGCGCTTGTCGTCGCCCTTGTGGTTCTTGCCGCCGCCGCGGCCCTGGCGAGCGTGAAGGGCACCGTGAAGGAGTCCGCGGATTTCAGCCTTCTTGTTCCCGAGGGATGGGAATTCAGCGATTTCGGAAACGGCACGGTTCAAACCTATAACAAGAGCGGCTCCTACATGGTGGAACTCAAGAAGGCCGGATCCAACATGACCGAGAAGGACGCGGAGAGCGGCGTGGCGAACCTCGCATCCCAGAACAATGGGACAGGCCCGGAAAAGGTGGAGATGCTCGGTCTGACATTCTCCCGACTTCGCCGGGTTTGAAACGGGAAGCCTTGCAAACACCGGAAAGTGCATCTTGGGTGGGCACTACACAGCCCCTCT
It encodes:
- a CDS encoding E3 ubiquitin ligase family protein; the encoded protein is MSPLSLGIGAVLALGGAYLAFIQKKKSEGVVTELKFLKATPLAELHAAWKAITEQGFSGNYREFVETNGKAATEGELRSPHGNIPCAYFVATVERQFEREETTRDEKGNVQRRRVRSSENVSSQKSASPLYLESAGIRIPLDLDGASLDLKDGSDRFEPYESNRTYSFFNAASIQTGTKTLGFRYSEKIIPLGHPLYVVGEAKDSSGELRIGSPSEKGKPFIVSVKSEDEVIKSRESGARTQFYLGIALIVAGIAVALLVK
- a CDS encoding leucine-rich repeat domain-containing protein, yielding MHSHITKPLVLFVALCLAVLCLSFSVSAEPKYQANSTFGPKLTGGVSDEFLEKARAEGNLGEKPLRLSAITDEDLRKVTSLKDILTGVEIDNAKELTDISPLGKLSNLTYVKLERLDKVTDLSPLGNLTKLKKLHIRQVPYESFDFLKPLDNLEELVFFMQPKQPSDISALAGKKNMKILHFYSAQITDISPLVDSTELEDLSLYMTETEDLSPLTAFPKLRRLSLYSVPAKDLSPVGELTELRSIWIYATKFEDYSPLAKLTKLEELHAGISHFDRMDVVRSMPNLRSVKLLRDKVTDFTPLAECKELREAVLEGMHVGDLSIFANATKLERLDLENSTVSNPEAIAALPALSALDLQKTEGVTDISIFKDLPKLNYIYSKKGQFPEEQLAPFEKKAVVQ